Proteins encoded together in one Fluviicola sp. window:
- a CDS encoding MerR family transcriptional regulator, with the protein MAGYKIRDLEILTGIKAHTIRMWEKRYGLLTPQRTTTHIRTYSDDELLLLLNISLLNKKGIKISRIAEMSTRQIFDTSRSIHDSRDVDTAIEEFIVSVLQLDEHLFNKTFRELNQKAPLSDIFSEHIIPFLNRIGIMWMVGTINPAQEHFISNLIRQKIIAAIDQLPIPDPNAEKIIIYLPEHEWHEISLLVYHYHLRSKGINSIYLGQALPYDALIKTVETLKPKGIASSWLTAIEPQKILDYFIQLERDLGHLKIIAGGYQIDQLGSALSKNIRRIHTLSDLEQLIR; encoded by the coding sequence ATGGCAGGATACAAAATCCGGGACTTGGAAATTCTAACGGGAATTAAAGCACATACGATCCGGATGTGGGAAAAAAGATATGGCCTGCTCACTCCTCAAAGAACCACCACCCATATACGGACTTATTCTGATGACGAACTGCTTTTACTCTTAAACATCTCTTTATTAAACAAAAAAGGAATCAAGATCTCCAGGATTGCAGAAATGAGCACCCGCCAGATTTTTGACACCTCCAGATCGATACACGACTCAAGGGATGTTGATACGGCGATCGAAGAATTCATTGTTTCCGTTTTGCAGCTGGACGAACACCTGTTCAATAAAACATTCCGCGAGCTGAACCAAAAAGCACCTTTATCCGATATTTTTTCAGAACACATTATCCCATTTCTCAATCGGATCGGTATCATGTGGATGGTAGGAACTATTAATCCGGCACAGGAACATTTCATTTCCAACCTGATCCGGCAAAAAATCATAGCTGCCATCGATCAATTACCCATTCCCGATCCGAACGCAGAAAAAATCATTATTTACCTGCCGGAACACGAATGGCACGAAATCAGCCTGCTGGTTTATCATTATCACCTCCGCTCAAAAGGCATCAACAGCATTTATCTCGGCCAGGCTTTACCCTATGATGCTTTGATTAAAACGGTGGAAACATTAAAACCCAAAGGAATTGCATCCAGCTGGCTTACAGCAATCGAACCTCAAAAAATACTGGATTATTTCATACAACTCGAAAGAGATCTCGGTCATTTAAAGATCATTGCCGGTGGTTATCAGATCGATCA